In one window of Marispirochaeta aestuarii DNA:
- a CDS encoding rhodanese-like domain-containing protein has translation MYATIDRETLKKKLDNHEDIHLIEVLAEKEFQRLHIKGAEHIQFGEIGKIAKQRFKPDDEIIVYCADKACKASPTAAKKLDTMGFTNVYDYEEGKKDWVEAGYPVEGREAGAHA, from the coding sequence ATGTACGCTACTATTGATCGCGAAACCTTAAAAAAGAAACTCGACAATCACGAAGATATACATCTCATAGAAGTTCTGGCGGAAAAGGAGTTCCAGCGTCTCCATATAAAGGGAGCCGAACATATCCAGTTCGGCGAAATCGGTAAAATCGCGAAGCAGCGCTTCAAACCTGATGACGAAATCATCGTCTACTGTGCCGACAAGGCGTGCAAAGCCAGTCCCACGGCAGCGAAAAAGCTGGACACCATGGGTTTTACCAATGTGTATGATTACGAAGAAGGTAAAAAGGACTGGGTAGAAGCAGGCTATCCTGTCGAGGGCAGGGAAGCGGGCGCACACGCCTAG